From the genome of Medicago truncatula cultivar Jemalong A17 chromosome 2, MtrunA17r5.0-ANR, whole genome shotgun sequence:
gcagACACAGACAGAATGATTCAAGCACACACGGTACTCTTACGTAGtctgaaaacaaaaaaagaaaacaaaaaatgagaaaattcaAACCTTAATGTACGCGTGTACAATGTTTCATGGTCCCTTTATTAGTATATTACATTGAATTCTGACACCATTCACCACGTTTTTGTCTTCTCTAAATTCTCCTATCTTTCTgtgtttctttctcttcttctttactTCAACATTTTCTTAGGTGAGTTTTGTTTCATTTAACTTCATCCTTGTTTTTATGCATACCCTTTATTTATAACTTTGTGTTTTCTttattcttctcttttttcCTTCTGAAAGTTGCAATCTTTTTCATGTTTGGTTGATGGGTATGATGGTTTTTTCTAGACATTTCTTTAGGAtgttcttattattattgtgtttgttttggtttagCTTCTGAGCAATTTAGATATATATTTCATTCTTAATCTTCTTTGAGCTGTGAAAAATATCAGAAACTGAATAATTATTATGATAATTGATGACTTTGACTTCTAAACATAGCTTGTGATAAACGCATGATGCTTATAGCAAGAGAAATTATagaataataaagtcaaaatctTAGTTTACAAGTTATTTTCATACTTACACATTTGATAAATCAGTTTAATTTGCATAAATTATTCAGATTTTGTTATGGTAATATCTGAGTTAAAATGAATGTACgtatttttgatttgtttttttttaagggctGAAATTTCTGCATCatctttatcattttcaattatttgtataaGATTTGGACTTTATTATTCTTCACAACACTGACACTTTTTTATGATTCAACCAGGTGACATTGGAATTGCTGTTTCATTTGAAGCAATTTGATTGACATTAAAACATACTTTTCTGATACATCATTCCGTCATGACCTGTTTCCCTTTCTCGTTCAGTAAGACACCGTCTTCTTCAAGACAGCATCCAGACAACGATGAAGGTAAGATAACTAACAAATTGCAATAGATAATATTAAGATTGCTGTTAGGTATGGTGCATAGTTTAGTAATAAGTGGTCAGGTTCGCTCGAGCTGCGATTCAAGGGTTAATCCTGTAAATTGGACCGTAGTATTTAGACACAAGTTTTAATCTATAATCTAAACTTGAATAAAGGGAAGCTGTAGCCACTCTGCAGTCAGAGACGTAGGTACATTTGGCCGAACACTATGATCAAATCTCGTGTTTTATCTGTTTGTGTTTTTTCGTATCCGTTTACTTTTGAACCAGGGTTGTTGTTCTAACAATTGTATCATTgtagttttttaaatttgactAATTTTCTAGGGACGTGGTTATATTCTAGAATTAGGATATCTATGATATAATACATTGAAAAATCTACTTACATTATTAGATTTTAATAGAATGTACTTTGAACAGATATCTCAAGCATTCATGATGTTAAAATCTATACCTTCAAAGAACTAAGGAATGCCACCGATAACTTTAGTCCGGCCAATAAAATCGGAGAGGGTGGTTTTGGTTCTGTCTACATGGTAAACTAAACTATTActtcatcattattttttttcccttttcttatCAATGAGTATGAAACCTTAATTGTATTACGGTGTGGATGATCAGGGACGACTTAAAGGTGGAAAACTCGCTGCTATAAAAGTTCTTTCGGCTGAATCAAGACAAGGGGTGAAAGAGTTCTTGACAGAGATTAATGTGATCTCCGCAGTAGAGCATGAAAATTTGGTTAAGTTATATGGTTGTTgtgttgaaaaaaataacagGATATTAGTCTACAATTACCTTGAGAATAACAGTCTTTCACGAACACTTCTAGGTAAATGCatttatttttgtgtaaatATGTTGATGTTCAGTCTGAGACATTGAAAGTAGTCACATTTCTTTGAAATATTGTCcgagaaaaattaaaagaacgACTTGCTTCATGGATTTGTTTTATTAACTAGTCTTTCACTCTCAACATTgctcaaatattttttcatcaatttttacGTTTTCTCTTCAGGTGGAGGTCACAATAGTGATAGTATCTACTTTGATTGGCGAACACGGTGTAGAATATGTATTGGCGTTGCACGTGGGCTTGCCTTTCTTCATGAAGAAGTCAGGCCTCCTATCATTCATAGGGATATAAAAGCTAGCAATATTCTCCTTGACAAAGACCTTACACCGAAGATTTCTGATTTTGGTCTTGCAAAGCTTATTCCAGCAAATGCGACTCATGTCAGCACACGTGTGGCAGGAACACTGTAAGTATTATAATTCACAGTCTCTAATGAATCGATTTGTGTCAGAAGTTTACTGATGCATGGTCTATTTCAGAGGTTATTTGGCACCGGAGTATGCAATAGGGGGGAGACTCACACGAAAGGCAGACATTTACAGTTTTGGTGTTCTCCTTGTAGAGATAGTCAGCGGAAGATGTAACACAAATTCGCGACTGCCAATAGAAGAACAAT
Proteins encoded in this window:
- the LOC11418644 gene encoding cold-responsive protein kinase 1, which codes for MTCFPFSFSKTPSSSRQHPDNDEDISSIHDVKIYTFKELRNATDNFSPANKIGEGGFGSVYMGRLKGGKLAAIKVLSAESRQGVKEFLTEINVISAVEHENLVKLYGCCVEKNNRILVYNYLENNSLSRTLLGGGHNSDSIYFDWRTRCRICIGVARGLAFLHEEVRPPIIHRDIKASNILLDKDLTPKISDFGLAKLIPANATHVSTRVAGTLGYLAPEYAIGGRLTRKADIYSFGVLLVEIVSGRCNTNSRLPIEEQFILERTWDLYERKELVGLVDTSLNGEFDAEQACKFLKIGLLCTQESPKSRPSMSTVVKMLTGEMKVDDSMMTKPALISDFMDLKVRHKQESITDMKTSSSYNTSSASEHQDTTIISSAATSTFTTQYDHSM